Below is a genomic region from Lawsonia intracellularis PHE/MN1-00.
CGATATGAAATATTCCTCCAACCACTAAACGATGTATCTAAAAATTGTTTTACTTCGCTAATAAATTGTTTTAGAGGGATAGTTGTTTCTGCTATACGATGAACATCTGCTATCCCTACATGTATAAACGCGGCTAAAGTTAATAATGGTTCATAGATAGGAAGTATCCCAGCTTGTTCAAAATCTTTTTTTAAGTTTATAAGATCATTCCTAAAGGTTATAGTTTTTTTTATAGAGGCGTTTGTTACAGCAGAATGTTCATGAGTAACATAATGATAAAGTATTTGTGGGAGAATAACATATCGTTTAATTTTTGGAGCCAAAGATAAAAAGAAAATACAATCTTCATAGGCAGATATAGGATTTTCAGGGAATCGAGAATCACCTATTATTGATCGTTTAAAAATTTTTCCCCAAGGGGCAGGGAATATATAAGCTAATGTATTTATATTTTGAGGGGTTACTTGAAAAATTGTTTGACTGAATTTCATCATTTCTTTTGAAAAGATATGCCCTGATACTGAAATACGGTCAAACCCACAACAAATAAAGTCAGCATCAAATTTAATCAACGAACTAAGCATGATTTGTAAAATATTTTGTTCTACATAATCATCTGCGTCACAAAACATAATATAATTCCCTTTTGATAGGGAAATACCAAGGTTTCTTGCTCCTCCTTGTCCACGACCTTTTTGAAGAACAAATTGTATTTGTTCTGGATAACGATTTACATATTCTTTTATTACATTATGACATTCATCTTTGACATTATCTCCGACACAAATGATTTCAAAATTTTTATATGTTTGTGATAGAAATGAATCTAGGCAACGAGCAATATCCTGAGATTTATAAACAGGAATAATAACACTAATTTCCATAGCTTATTTAAACTTTATTTAT
It encodes:
- a CDS encoding glycosyltransferase family 2 protein — encoded protein: MEISVIIPVYKSQDIARCLDSFLSQTYKNFEIICVGDNVKDECHNVIKEYVNRYPEQIQFVLQKGRGQGGARNLGISLSKGNYIMFCDADDYVEQNILQIMLSSLIKFDADFICCGFDRISVSGHIFSKEMMKFSQTIFQVTPQNINTLAYIFPAPWGKIFKRSIIGDSRFPENPISAYEDCIFFLSLAPKIKRYVILPQILYHYVTHEHSAVTNASIKKTITFRNDLINLKKDFEQAGILPIYEPLLTLAAFIHVGIADVHRIAETTIPLKQFISEVKQFLDTSFSGWRNISYRQGKKITIRSLGVYCLKWLYIFNSFNMFISIYNGLIKRLRIDIKW